The window ACCAAAAGTTGCATCTGGATCAAAATCTAAATTAGAAATATTAACTGCTACACGTATACCAGAAGTTACATTCTGCGCTTGCATTAAAAATCCTGTAAATAAAAAGACTGCTAAAAGTAAATTTTTTCTCATTGTTTATAATTTAAAATTAAAGGAACGAAAGTAATAATAAAAATGTTTAGAAAAGAATAAAATTAAATTTTATAACCAACACCAAACTGAATATTGGTTTGTTTTACTTTATAATCGGATTCTTTATCAATTTTATTGGTAAAACCATAACTGTATCTTACATCTATAAATATCTCACTAGTAATCATATACTCTCCTCCAACAATACCAGAAAGTGCAAAGTTTTTAAATCCGTCGTTTTCTTCATGAATTTTAACTCCTACTAAAGGTCCAACTCCGGCAGCTATTTTATCTGTAATTCTGTATTTAAATAGAATTGGTGCTTGAATATAATCAATACGTATGGATTTTTCCTTAGCACCTTCGGCAGAAA is drawn from Lacinutrix sp. WUR7 and contains these coding sequences:
- a CDS encoding porin family protein — its product is MKKSILIITLLFSTFYGFSQEKDVLYGIRGGLNISNLDFDPEPNFTNEHRNGFAFGFFGELDLTEKISLMPELQFSAEGAKEKSIRIDYIQAPILFKYRITDKIAAGVGPLVGVKIHEENDGFKNFALSGIVGGEYMITSEIFIDVRYSYGFTNKIDKESDYKVKQTNIQFGVGYKI